ACGATGCCCGAGTTCCTGGAGCGGCGCTTCTCGCCCTCCTCGCGGGTCATCCTCTCGATCACGTCGCTGCTGACGCACGTGCTCACCAAGTTCGCGGTCAGCATCTTCGCCGGCGGCGTGGTGTTCCGCGCCCTGCTGCCGGAGCTGCACGTCACCCTCCTCGGGCACGACTGGAACGCGTTCTGGATCGGGTCGGTGCTGATCGTGCTCCTCACCGGCGTCTACACGGTGCTGGGCGGGATGCGGGCGGTGGCGTACACCGAGGCCATGCAGACCTTCGTGCTGGTCTTCGGCTCCGCCCTGCTGACGATCTTCGGGCTGATCAAGATCGGCGGCTGGCACGCGTTCCGCTCGGCTCTCGATCCCGACCTGTTCAACCTGTGGAAGCCGCTGATCCCGCACGGCCTGGCGTCCACCTGGGCGCCGGTCAAGGAAGCGGGCCGGCAGGCCTGGTACTTCAACACCAACTACCCGTGGCTGGGGATGCTGTTCTGCGCCCCCATCATCGGGCTGTGGTACTGGTGCACCGACCAGTACATCGTGCAGCGGGCCCTCGGCGCGCCCGACGAGAAGACCGCGCGCCGCGGCTCCATCTTCGCCAGCTACATCAAGCTGCTGCCGGTGTTCATCTTCATCATCCCCGGGATGATCTCGTTCGCGCTCGCCAGGTCCGGCAAGATCGCGGCGCTCGCCACGATGGTCGGGCCCGACGGGAAGGCGATCCCGATGATCGCCCAGTCCGCCTACCCGATGCTGGTGATGTCGGTCCTGCCGGTCGGCATCCGCGGGATCGTCGTGGCGGGCCTCATCGCCGCACTGATGAGCTCGATGGCCGGCGCGTTCAACGCGTCGAGCACCCTGTTCACGATGGACCTCTACCAGAAGCTCCGGCCCAACTCCTCCCAGCACGAGCTGGTCTGGATGGGCCGCGTCGCCACGGCGGTGATGGTGCTGGTGGCCCTGCTGTGGATCCCGGTGATCGAGGGCGCGCGCGGACTGTACGAGTACCTCCAGAGCGTGCAGGGCTACCTCGCGCCGCCCATCTTCACCGTGTTCTTCTTCGGCATCTTCAACAAGCGCCTCAACACCAAGGGGTGCATCTCGGCGCTGGTGGTGGGATTCCTGCTCGGCACGTTCCGGCTGCTCGTGGACACGCCGGTCGCGCTGCACCTCGCCGGCTACGAGAACGGCTACACCCAGGGCTCGTTCCTGTGGGTGGTGAACAACATCTACTTCCAGTACTACAGCCTGCTCGTGTTCGTGGTGTCGGTCGTGGTGATGGTCGGGGTGAGCTACTCGACCGCCGCGCCGGCCACCGAGCGGCTCACCGGCCTGACCTTCGCCACGATCACCGACGAGCACCGGCAGGAGTCCCGCTCCAGCTGGGACTGGCGCGACGTGTTCGCATCGG
This is a stretch of genomic DNA from Gemmatimonadales bacterium. It encodes these proteins:
- a CDS encoding sodium:solute symporter — its product is MQALDWLVVLAYFMVILGLAWWVFKRGKDTADDYFLANRNLGWFIVGASIFASNIGSEHLVGLAGSGATSGVALAHYELHAWAILVLGWLFVPFYMRSRVFTMPEFLERRFSPSSRVILSITSLLTHVLTKFAVSIFAGGVVFRALLPELHVTLLGHDWNAFWIGSVLIVLLTGVYTVLGGMRAVAYTEAMQTFVLVFGSALLTIFGLIKIGGWHAFRSALDPDLFNLWKPLIPHGLASTWAPVKEAGRQAWYFNTNYPWLGMLFCAPIIGLWYWCTDQYIVQRALGAPDEKTARRGSIFASYIKLLPVFIFIIPGMISFALARSGKIAALATMVGPDGKAIPMIAQSAYPMLVMSVLPVGIRGIVVAGLIAALMSSMAGAFNASSTLFTMDLYQKLRPNSSQHELVWMGRVATAVMVLVALLWIPVIEGARGLYEYLQSVQGYLAPPIFTVFFFGIFNKRLNTKGCISALVVGFLLGTFRLLVDTPVALHLAGYENGYTQGSFLWVVNNIYFQYYSLLVFVVSVVVMVGVSYSTAAPATERLTGLTFATITDEHRQESRSSWDWRDVFASALVVVLIVCVYLYFRG